From the Thermococcus guaymasensis DSM 11113 genome, one window contains:
- a CDS encoding class I SAM-dependent methyltransferase, protein MDEIYYLTSREAKLLLISKGALRVNLDLRKTNRTWEIKQEDNEFVFPDGTRVEREIIGRIARDEGSVYFVKDGGVYKAAIAGEHFYKLVPTIPPTIEINGIRMHRTKEVNPLQDTRNKVNTVKPREGETVLDTCMGLGYTAIEASKRGAYVITIEKDPNVIELARINPWSRELFTGGKIQVIQGDAFEVVKKFKDGSFDVVIHDPPRFSLAGQLYSEEFYRELFRVLKPGGRLFHYVGNPGRKYRRKDLQRGVMERLRKAGFVGVKRIEEALGVVARKPEKRERRD, encoded by the coding sequence ATGGACGAGATTTACTATCTGACATCAAGGGAAGCAAAGCTGTTGCTTATTTCCAAAGGTGCACTCAGAGTTAACCTTGACCTCAGGAAGACCAACAGAACGTGGGAAATAAAACAGGAAGACAACGAGTTCGTCTTTCCCGATGGAACGCGAGTTGAGAGGGAAATCATCGGGAGGATTGCACGAGACGAGGGAAGCGTCTACTTCGTGAAGGACGGGGGAGTCTACAAGGCTGCAATAGCCGGAGAGCACTTCTACAAGCTCGTTCCGACGATTCCACCGACTATAGAGATAAACGGCATCAGGATGCACAGGACGAAGGAGGTAAACCCCCTCCAGGACACGAGGAACAAGGTGAACACCGTTAAGCCGAGGGAAGGGGAAACCGTCCTCGATACCTGCATGGGGCTCGGCTACACCGCCATCGAGGCCTCAAAGCGCGGGGCCTACGTCATAACCATCGAGAAAGACCCCAACGTCATCGAGCTGGCGAGGATAAACCCCTGGAGCAGGGAGCTGTTCACGGGCGGCAAAATCCAGGTGATCCAGGGAGATGCCTTCGAGGTCGTGAAGAAGTTCAAGGACGGGAGCTTTGACGTTGTAATCCACGACCCGCCGCGCTTCTCTTTGGCGGGCCAGCTATACTCTGAGGAGTTCTACCGCGAGCTTTTCAGGGTTCTGAAGCCCGGAGGTAGGCTCTTCCATTACGTCGGCAACCCCGGAAGGAAATACCGCAGAAAAGACCTCCAGAGGGGTGTCATGGAGCGGTTGAGGAAGGCTGGCTTTGTGGGGGTTAAAAGGATCGAGGAAGCGCTTGGAGTTGTGGCGAGAAAACCTGAAAAGAGGGAGAGAAGGGATTAA
- a CDS encoding metal-dependent hydrolase: MRGFTHYISGLAVATFFPSLVADLRMGILLPVIAAAAAYFPDFMDFKFGKFFARRDYEIDPAPWDEKKHYAPKLVKIGELGEKNRYQFFAIEGKVEEILTRGSGTVTYTILNEKGEQKTVEEEYNSIVFVLNDGTGKITVEAVGDDYKFFEEEFGQIEEGKEILVFGYVDVDELSNELRFVVSDAPHPQGIAETVARAIEEAYREGERIVKIHNIRLPGDVYRQFFVHLDPPKREVRVEMGPIVTPGGVAITDKPPEYRRYGIAKVNVPFIKTYPKPTRIDSFSGPEIAFRKAEFKGKTVVKDRFLPWHHGFSHSLTMGVIIGAFVYAIFKLLGYSHAGDLALASMIGQWLHVFEDQLGFMGSNLFPPITKDVIPGFKLGESGSGLTNFSTAWLMIAFMIWNFNRFTDPRPIPISDAKLLLLLIWPSIIGFGIAIVRSFKLRREIAELMDYYTNIEAFEELEEVGGI; this comes from the coding sequence ATGAGAGGGTTTACCCACTACATTTCGGGCCTTGCCGTGGCGACCTTCTTCCCCTCCCTGGTGGCAGACCTCAGGATGGGCATTCTCCTGCCGGTTATAGCGGCGGCCGCGGCCTACTTCCCTGATTTCATGGACTTTAAGTTCGGGAAGTTCTTCGCGAGGAGGGACTACGAGATAGACCCCGCCCCCTGGGACGAGAAGAAGCACTACGCGCCAAAGCTCGTTAAAATCGGCGAGCTGGGCGAGAAGAACCGCTACCAGTTCTTCGCCATCGAGGGGAAGGTCGAGGAGATACTAACGAGGGGCTCTGGGACAGTCACCTACACAATCCTCAACGAGAAAGGCGAGCAGAAGACCGTTGAGGAGGAGTACAACAGCATTGTTTTCGTTCTCAACGACGGGACTGGAAAGATAACGGTCGAGGCCGTTGGGGACGACTACAAGTTCTTTGAGGAGGAGTTCGGCCAGATCGAAGAAGGCAAGGAGATCCTCGTCTTCGGCTACGTGGACGTTGACGAGCTCAGCAACGAGCTGCGCTTCGTTGTCAGCGATGCCCCGCACCCGCAGGGCATAGCGGAGACGGTAGCGAGGGCCATCGAAGAAGCTTACCGTGAGGGCGAGAGGATAGTCAAGATCCACAACATCCGCCTTCCGGGAGACGTTTACAGACAGTTCTTCGTCCACCTCGACCCGCCGAAGAGGGAAGTCCGCGTCGAGATGGGACCGATAGTGACCCCTGGAGGAGTTGCTATAACGGACAAGCCGCCGGAGTACAGGCGCTATGGAATAGCGAAGGTCAACGTGCCCTTCATCAAGACCTATCCCAAGCCCACTAGGATAGACTCCTTCTCCGGCCCGGAGATAGCGTTCAGAAAAGCTGAGTTCAAGGGCAAAACGGTCGTCAAGGACAGGTTCCTGCCCTGGCATCACGGCTTCAGCCACTCGCTCACGATGGGCGTTATAATAGGGGCCTTCGTCTACGCGATCTTCAAGCTCCTCGGCTACAGCCACGCGGGTGATCTGGCCCTGGCTTCAATGATAGGTCAGTGGCTCCACGTCTTCGAAGACCAGCTCGGATTCATGGGCAGCAATCTCTTTCCGCCCATCACTAAGGACGTCATCCCGGGCTTCAAGCTCGGTGAGAGCGGCAGCGGTTTGACCAACTTCTCGACGGCCTGGCTGATGATAGCCTTCATGATATGGAACTTCAACCGCTTCACTGATCCACGGCCAATCCCAATAAGCGACGCCAAGCTGCTCCTCCTGCTGATATGGCCGTCAATAATAGGCTTTGGAATCGCCATAGTGAGAAGCTTCAAGCTCAGAAGGGAAATAGCCGAGCTGATGGACTACTACACAAACATTGAAGCCTTCGAAGAGCTTGAAGAAGTCGGAGGGATTTAA
- a CDS encoding DUF531 domain-containing protein codes for MLTLALYNTYDARKLHEAHLRAIARAGPIAHAFGFHLALVGFPLKGKPLDVAQEVSAHTTIGEGGTYLLELAEKNRFHLLDFPKKGFPAQFGTAVATTRKPLEEKEITPLELAERALSGESFLLLVGLGRHGLPREIFKLARYHMDITGKRISLETCTAIGAIPAKITTLMEALRWTKAGKKT; via the coding sequence ATGCTGACCCTTGCCCTATATAACACATACGACGCTCGAAAGCTCCACGAGGCCCATCTGAGGGCAATAGCGAGGGCCGGCCCGATAGCCCATGCTTTCGGCTTTCATCTCGCTTTAGTGGGGTTCCCGCTGAAGGGCAAGCCATTGGACGTCGCACAGGAGGTTTCCGCCCACACTACGATCGGAGAGGGCGGAACCTACCTTTTGGAGCTTGCCGAGAAAAACCGCTTCCACCTGCTGGACTTCCCAAAAAAGGGCTTTCCCGCCCAGTTTGGGACGGCTGTAGCAACCACTAGAAAACCTTTGGAAGAAAAGGAGATAACACCACTCGAACTCGCGGAAAGGGCCCTTTCCGGTGAGAGCTTCCTCCTCCTGGTCGGCCTCGGCAGGCACGGCCTTCCGAGAGAAATCTTTAAGTTGGCACGGTATCACATGGATATAACGGGCAAGCGGATAAGTCTTGAGACATGCACTGCGATAGGTGCAATCCCAGCTAAGATCACAACTCTAATGGAGGCGCTGAGATGGACGAAGGCTGGAAAAAAGACGTAG
- a CDS encoding tetratricopeptide repeat protein, with translation MNMDLYDDVLVLASKGLFEEALEAADEIGDPFERTDALIEVAFKAKDGRKDIIPHILEKIHKSLKKVKDPSDRVYLYSKLARFHASIGNGDESAELFDRAAEEITRIKNEGERAIAMAILAQNLALTGFVDEAMETFNEAFDAIISAEMDYRAKLDVIAEIGSLIESAGDSLESRDAIRFYEMAFDIFDKLRISHRAVDVEKKLKMARTLYYHGSPEIREALLEGKYNYALKLVEKRYRDPQERFIVMLEIASWLKQIGVPEYLDVLEEAFKLFEKIGLSETNVQRAAAILSGMGELEKALKFAIEIKDPEGRDNALAAISLKLAERKDFLEAREVAKLIGNSMLRARLLEEIAKIEKEVGWEP, from the coding sequence ATGAATATGGATTTGTACGATGATGTGCTCGTTCTTGCTTCCAAGGGGCTCTTCGAAGAAGCTCTGGAGGCTGCGGATGAGATAGGAGATCCTTTTGAGAGGACAGATGCCCTTATCGAGGTGGCGTTTAAGGCAAAAGACGGGCGAAAGGATATTATCCCGCACATTCTTGAGAAAATACATAAATCACTCAAGAAAGTCAAAGATCCCTCTGACAGGGTCTATCTGTACTCCAAACTCGCCCGGTTCCACGCCAGCATCGGAAACGGGGATGAATCCGCTGAACTCTTTGATCGGGCGGCGGAGGAGATTACGAGGATAAAAAACGAGGGTGAGAGAGCAATAGCGATGGCTATCCTGGCCCAGAATCTGGCGTTGACGGGCTTCGTAGATGAGGCCATGGAGACGTTTAACGAAGCGTTTGATGCCATTATTTCAGCGGAGATGGATTATCGGGCAAAGCTCGACGTTATAGCTGAGATAGGGAGTCTAATTGAAAGTGCAGGGGACAGTCTTGAGTCGCGGGATGCAATACGGTTCTATGAGATGGCATTTGACATATTTGACAAACTCAGGATAAGCCACCGGGCGGTGGACGTCGAGAAGAAGCTTAAAATGGCGAGGACGCTCTATTATCATGGCTCTCCGGAGATCAGGGAGGCCCTTCTGGAGGGGAAATACAACTACGCCCTTAAACTGGTGGAGAAGCGTTACAGGGATCCTCAGGAAAGGTTCATAGTCATGCTTGAAATTGCGAGCTGGCTGAAGCAGATAGGCGTTCCCGAGTACTTGGACGTGCTGGAGGAAGCCTTCAAGCTGTTCGAGAAGATAGGCCTCTCCGAAACCAACGTCCAGCGGGCTGCGGCGATTCTCAGCGGCATGGGGGAACTTGAAAAGGCCCTTAAGTTTGCGATTGAGATAAAGGATCCAGAGGGAAGAGACAACGCTCTTGCCGCGATCTCCCTCAAGCTGGCTGAGAGAAAAGACTTTTTGGAAGCAAGAGAAGTTGCGAAGCTTATAGGAAATTCCATGCTCAGGGCTAGGCTCCTCGAGGAGATAGCAAAAATAGAAAAAGAGGTTGGGTGGGAGCCATGA
- a CDS encoding RAD55 family ATPase, producing MHITEDRISTGVPGLDEIIEGGLIPGKVYLITGPPGSGKTTLGMHFLIEGARKNEKVAYVSLIQDPNEAVKDMMRFDPSIQAYIGTKKLLLFDLGPILWKEIDRVPTWRSVLVRIREIAEEENISRLVIDPLTAIEFSAENPVEKKAELAKFVRGLEDLGVTTYLISEMTELDHYTEEHYLVSGVIILHYFLLEKKMVRAIQILKMRRTKHETGLFLMEFTHKGLVVHKRSPFEGD from the coding sequence ATGCACATTACAGAGGACAGGATATCGACAGGGGTACCGGGATTGGACGAGATTATTGAAGGTGGCCTGATCCCCGGAAAAGTTTACCTCATAACCGGACCCCCCGGAAGTGGAAAGACTACACTGGGTATGCATTTCCTCATCGAAGGGGCCAGGAAAAACGAGAAAGTTGCCTACGTTTCTTTAATCCAGGATCCAAATGAAGCCGTCAAGGACATGATGCGCTTTGACCCATCGATCCAAGCGTACATCGGCACGAAAAAGTTGCTGCTCTTTGACCTCGGCCCTATCCTTTGGAAGGAAATTGATCGCGTCCCAACATGGAGAAGTGTCCTAGTAAGAATAAGGGAAATAGCAGAGGAGGAAAACATCTCCCGCCTTGTTATAGACCCACTCACGGCGATAGAGTTCTCAGCGGAAAACCCAGTCGAGAAGAAGGCAGAGCTGGCGAAGTTCGTTCGTGGCCTTGAGGATCTGGGTGTTACAACCTATCTGATATCTGAAATGACGGAGCTCGACCACTACACCGAGGAGCACTACCTCGTCAGTGGCGTGATAATTCTCCACTACTTCCTGCTTGAAAAAAAGATGGTAAGGGCGATTCAGATACTGAAAATGAGGAGGACAAAGCACGAAACGGGCCTCTTCCTTATGGAGTTCACTCACAAGGGCCTGGTCGTCCATAAGAGGAGTCCATTTGAGGGAGACTAA
- a CDS encoding nuclease domain-containing protein, with protein MPSRRLNSPHPIWDNDYTIPLKLLDVVKINGKPLKEFAKSNRIKIANEAVTISLRDLFGTLIIEKPHETRSFLVIPHKLFPQECSPEIGSEFIRNRVLQDIGDFISFIVKEVRDIQALYVFKIVMKEYERSVYFLVVTLEHYLKLLEEQVTRLFLRGPIHKETLTMPSQFGSGVKHSNSSLVSPYLLFNKRSVTYDTMLNRMLFQSFYYVVIESEILKHVLTDKDLLKRVNALQSRALKLIEGYHLWEFFCEAPQNLVLIQERLTTQQNPHYAEVFRVYRELVKIVFSKTILKNIEEGIQYPLLNFATIYETWAVWRIIKGLIERGFKISDEGIVLNDQEKFNRRTKAIFRLEQGDLIITVVWELKFKPETDSLYMGSLMKLIRYVNKIPIKPDLVILVSKKGDNTPKKVLLGDVKFRIDKNNRLPPLETLYKVLGYVVDLGNFDHFKGASIEGMLIYPGRIEMLKIPIIKPEKGKDVLYVNLLPLNSESFEINIVKLLE; from the coding sequence ATGCCTTCAAGGCGTTTGAATAGCCCACATCCTATCTGGGACAATGACTACACCATCCCCTTGAAGTTGCTAGACGTAGTGAAGATTAACGGAAAACCTTTGAAAGAGTTCGCCAAATCGAACAGGATAAAAATTGCAAACGAAGCAGTTACAATCTCACTCAGGGACTTATTTGGGACATTAATCATAGAAAAGCCTCATGAAACTCGCAGTTTTCTTGTAATCCCCCATAAACTGTTCCCTCAAGAATGCAGTCCAGAGATAGGAAGTGAGTTCATTCGAAATCGAGTGCTTCAGGATATTGGGGATTTTATCTCATTCATTGTAAAAGAGGTCAGGGACATACAGGCACTTTACGTATTCAAAATTGTAATGAAAGAATATGAGAGGAGTGTTTACTTCCTCGTTGTGACTTTAGAACATTATTTGAAATTGCTAGAAGAGCAAGTTACGAGGCTCTTTCTGCGTGGACCAATTCACAAAGAAACCTTAACAATGCCCTCACAATTCGGTTCTGGGGTTAAACACTCCAACTCTAGCCTAGTTTCACCATACCTGCTATTCAACAAGCGCTCTGTTACGTACGATACTATGTTAAATAGGATGCTATTTCAGTCTTTTTACTACGTGGTTATTGAAAGTGAAATTTTAAAACATGTTCTAACTGATAAAGACTTGCTAAAAAGAGTCAATGCATTGCAAAGTCGTGCCTTAAAACTCATTGAAGGATATCACCTCTGGGAATTCTTTTGTGAAGCCCCCCAAAACCTAGTGTTAATTCAAGAACGCCTTACTACACAGCAGAACCCCCATTATGCAGAAGTCTTCAGAGTCTACCGGGAGCTTGTAAAGATAGTATTTTCCAAGACGATTCTCAAAAACATCGAAGAGGGTATCCAATACCCATTATTAAACTTTGCAACGATTTATGAAACATGGGCAGTTTGGAGGATTATTAAAGGCCTCATAGAACGAGGTTTCAAAATCTCAGATGAAGGGATAGTTCTAAATGACCAGGAAAAGTTCAACAGAAGGACTAAGGCAATATTTAGATTGGAACAGGGAGACTTAATAATAACGGTTGTTTGGGAGTTGAAATTTAAACCTGAAACAGACTCTCTTTACATGGGGAGCCTGATGAAGCTTATCAGATATGTTAATAAAATCCCAATCAAGCCAGATTTAGTGATTTTAGTTTCTAAGAAGGGGGATAACACTCCCAAAAAGGTTCTGTTAGGAGATGTAAAGTTTAGAATTGACAAGAATAACCGTCTTCCACCGCTAGAAACATTGTATAAAGTTCTAGGATATGTCGTTGACTTAGGAAATTTTGACCATTTTAAAGGAGCTTCTATTGAAGGAATGTTAATCTATCCTGGCAGAATTGAAATGCTCAAAATACCAATAATCAAGCCAGAAAAGGGCAAAGATGTGCTTTATGTAAATTTGTTGCCACTGAATAGTGAATCATTTGAAATCAACATTGTAAAGCTTCTTGAATAG
- a CDS encoding nucleotide pyrophosphohydrolase, with translation MATIHELTSKIVKFRDERDWNKYHTPRNLAISLVVELGELLEHFQWKNDDEILKLAQKPDKREKIEEELADVAIYLFLLANELSIDLETAILNKIKKNEEKYPVDLVKGKYVKYTELRRK, from the coding sequence ATGGCAACTATACATGAATTGACCTCAAAGATAGTTAAGTTTAGGGATGAAAGGGACTGGAATAAATATCACACCCCGCGAAATCTAGCAATATCTCTCGTGGTAGAACTTGGAGAACTCTTAGAACATTTCCAGTGGAAAAATGACGATGAAATATTGAAACTTGCTCAGAAGCCGGATAAGAGAGAAAAAATTGAAGAAGAGCTCGCTGATGTGGCTATATATCTGTTTCTGTTGGCAAATGAACTGAGTATTGACCTTGAAACAGCTATTTTAAACAAAATCAAGAAAAATGAAGAGAAATATCCCGTAGATTTAGTCAAGGGGAAATATGTAAAATACACGGAGTTGAGGAGAAAATGA
- a CDS encoding AAA family ATPase: protein MTVWIVAAAGPSPTEHLERTIKNPVPFEEIEQNISNKDELQKLVEAAGKGPYYLWGALPGKNNESYWLRMSRGDIALFYVKGKKFGYWTKILHKLRDKRLAKFLWGTDSYGQTWELIYFLDKPKEINLTLQEFNLEHCYSLNFKPQGLTPIRDEAIQRIELKYGSYERFLKRYEIRSKPAYVQLVESLYSREINIAFREMLRGRNIIFYGPPGSGKTILAKILAEKYSSYVGGNGYLLYTVHSGTDFFDLVARITPQTNDEGVLYYKKEPRYLIHALIGKKVLILDEINRTQIDTALGIFFTYLEKEHRIQDLETIMHIIQEESGITIQKDELKDALEFFRIIGTLNIYDKTFLFKLGDALRRRFRFIEITTTKDVIKYLSQNFNEFLQVIGYNASNEIKYGIAWALFSIFSEINNIKELGIGILKDLILFSENFEKPEEAIENSVISIILPFFENDIGFREVSKVLERHELYRAQNVLERLNYAFKAFE from the coding sequence ATGACCGTGTGGATTGTAGCTGCCGCAGGACCATCTCCCACTGAACATTTAGAAAGGACTATAAAGAACCCTGTTCCATTTGAAGAGATTGAACAGAACATCTCCAATAAAGATGAGCTTCAAAAACTTGTAGAAGCAGCGGGGAAGGGCCCCTACTACCTTTGGGGTGCACTCCCCGGAAAGAACAATGAGAGCTACTGGCTCCGGATGTCCCGGGGGGACATCGCACTCTTTTATGTGAAAGGCAAGAAATTTGGATATTGGACAAAAATACTACATAAACTGAGAGACAAGAGGTTGGCAAAATTCCTTTGGGGAACAGATAGTTACGGACAGACATGGGAGCTGATATATTTCTTAGACAAGCCAAAGGAAATTAACTTAACCCTCCAAGAATTTAATTTAGAACATTGTTATAGTCTAAATTTTAAGCCTCAAGGTCTGACCCCCATAAGAGATGAAGCAATACAGAGAATTGAACTGAAATATGGGTCTTATGAGAGATTCCTAAAACGATATGAAATTCGTAGTAAGCCGGCATATGTTCAACTAGTCGAATCCCTTTATTCTAGAGAAATTAATATTGCCTTCCGCGAGATGCTACGGGGCAGGAATATTATTTTCTATGGGCCTCCTGGAAGTGGAAAGACTATTTTGGCTAAGATACTGGCCGAAAAATATTCCAGTTATGTAGGCGGTAACGGATATTTACTATATACCGTCCACAGCGGTACGGATTTCTTTGATCTCGTGGCAAGGATAACCCCCCAAACAAATGATGAAGGAGTTTTGTACTATAAAAAAGAACCAAGATACCTGATACACGCTCTTATTGGAAAGAAAGTTTTGATATTAGATGAGATAAACAGGACTCAAATTGATACGGCACTCGGTATATTCTTCACCTATCTCGAAAAAGAGCACAGAATACAGGATTTAGAAACCATAATGCACATTATTCAGGAGGAGAGCGGTATTACCATCCAGAAAGACGAGTTAAAAGATGCCCTGGAGTTTTTCAGGATTATAGGAACATTAAATATCTACGACAAAACATTTCTGTTTAAACTTGGGGATGCTCTTAGACGGAGGTTTAGATTCATAGAAATAACAACGACTAAAGATGTCATCAAATATTTGAGCCAAAACTTTAACGAATTCCTACAGGTCATTGGATACAACGCGTCGAACGAGATCAAATATGGGATTGCATGGGCTTTGTTCTCAATATTTTCAGAGATCAACAATATAAAGGAGCTCGGCATTGGAATACTGAAGGACCTGATATTGTTCTCAGAAAATTTCGAGAAACCCGAAGAGGCTATAGAAAACTCCGTAATAAGCATTATCCTGCCGTTCTTTGAAAATGACATTGGATTTAGAGAAGTATCCAAAGTACTCGAGAGACACGAGCTATATCGGGCCCAAAATGTTTTGGAGAGGCTGAATTATGCCTTCAAGGCGTTTGAATAG
- a CDS encoding signal peptidase I, whose amino-acid sequence MDEGWKKDVAWFFIAILIVAGINYGLKLVMGTDSPLVIVISGSMEPVFYRGDVVLLKSASPEDIHVGDVIVYNAPSYSYPIIHRVREIKTVNLGGKLEKCFVTWGDNNPVPDWSEYRLYPTPYGGVPCVPYYAVEAKAVMVFPKIGLIPLWIREHL is encoded by the coding sequence ATGGACGAAGGCTGGAAAAAAGACGTAGCGTGGTTTTTTATCGCAATCTTAATAGTCGCGGGGATTAACTATGGCCTTAAACTAGTTATGGGCACGGACTCACCCCTCGTTATTGTCATAAGCGGCTCGATGGAGCCCGTTTTCTATAGGGGGGACGTTGTCCTGCTCAAGTCAGCGTCCCCGGAGGACATCCACGTGGGTGATGTCATTGTATACAATGCCCCCTCGTACAGTTATCCAATAATCCACAGGGTACGGGAGATAAAGACCGTCAATCTCGGGGGAAAACTTGAGAAGTGCTTCGTCACGTGGGGCGATAACAACCCGGTACCGGACTGGAGCGAATACCGGCTCTATCCAACTCCCTATGGCGGCGTTCCCTGCGTCCCCTACTACGCGGTGGAGGCCAAAGCGGTCATGGTTTTCCCCAAGATCGGCCTTATTCCCCTCTGGATCAGGGAGCACCTGTGA
- a CDS encoding dipeptidase, whose product MMGIFDAHSDLPTLVWEERAKGKTRVLESHFEEFFGDYVKARVASVWTPTDKRPLALRYALEAIARLKNDVAESSRLEIVTSVEGMKGAIGEGRVALWVGMEGGEPIESLDVLEIFYNLGLRVLTLTWSLRNQIGDGVFERTNGGLTNFGVEVVGKAEELGILIDLSHINEAGFWDTLDVTSFPVIASHSNAKALCDNPRNLTDEQLKAIAERNGVVGAVAIPSFVDKEKPTIEKYVEHIGYMVDLVGYKHVGLGFDFVYYLKGWSGKSVKGLENEAGIPRLIELLQERFSEKEVEAITFGNFRRVFEDVVG is encoded by the coding sequence ATGATGGGAATTTTCGATGCGCATTCCGACCTCCCAACTTTAGTCTGGGAAGAAAGGGCGAAAGGGAAGACCAGGGTTCTTGAGTCCCATTTCGAGGAATTCTTTGGCGACTACGTGAAGGCAAGGGTGGCCTCTGTATGGACCCCTACCGATAAGAGGCCCCTTGCCCTCAGGTATGCTTTGGAGGCCATTGCGAGGCTGAAAAACGACGTTGCCGAGAGTTCGAGGCTTGAGATCGTCACTTCAGTCGAAGGAATGAAGGGGGCAATAGGGGAAGGGAGAGTGGCCCTCTGGGTCGGTATGGAAGGTGGAGAGCCAATAGAGAGCCTCGATGTCTTGGAGATTTTTTACAATCTTGGACTGAGAGTCCTAACGCTCACATGGAGCTTGAGAAACCAGATCGGGGACGGCGTATTCGAGAGGACAAACGGTGGGCTCACTAACTTCGGTGTGGAGGTAGTTGGGAAGGCCGAGGAACTTGGTATACTCATTGACCTCAGTCATATAAACGAAGCCGGCTTCTGGGACACCTTGGACGTGACATCGTTTCCGGTAATAGCTTCCCACTCAAACGCAAAGGCCCTTTGTGACAATCCGCGGAATCTAACGGATGAGCAGTTGAAGGCCATAGCAGAGAGAAACGGCGTTGTCGGGGCTGTTGCAATACCAAGCTTCGTTGACAAAGAAAAGCCGACCATCGAGAAGTACGTTGAACATATCGGCTACATGGTCGACTTGGTCGGCTACAAACATGTTGGGCTAGGCTTTGACTTTGTGTACTATCTCAAAGGGTGGAGCGGAAAAAGCGTGAAAGGCCTTGAGAACGAGGCGGGGATACCGCGTTTGATCGAGCTTCTCCAGGAGAGATTCAGCGAGAAAGAGGTTGAGGCGATAACCTTTGGGAACTTCCGGCGGGTGTTTGAAGACGTTGTTGGGTGA